The following coding sequences are from one Gossypium raimondii isolate GPD5lz chromosome 4, ASM2569854v1, whole genome shotgun sequence window:
- the LOC105779012 gene encoding uncharacterized protein LOC105779012, translating into MPPREEFPTKGLEGAPSNDIGWHFGTPVPNAKGNIICKLYGKVVKGGITRFKEHNAQKTGNVAPCPNVTGVIRESMMNVLKESNTKKIDKKRRKDEFLYQLIEEEDEHEGFIDEVSAIRQATRESIQSQHEWHRREEFRRSIGGWDNIYEEGRSSYGSAREYHRERTSKSIPSESEFTLRRAIPELVRSKSSKQPKVNDSFLKSFRRKIGEASEYQRVRDWVNGLNTHWKELGATLMYDGWTNSLNQMHIINFLVYCSKGTIFWKSVDASSVRSRDAEFYYYLLDSVVEEIGENYIVQIVTDNEAAMKAAEKN; encoded by the exons atgcCACCACGTGAAGAGTTCCCGACTAAAGGATTGGAGGGTGCACCAAGTAATGATATAGGTTGGCACTTTGGAACTCCAGTGCCAAATGCGAAAGGAAATATCATATGTAAACTTTATGGTAAAGTTGTGAAAGGAGGAATAACACGATTTAAAGAGCACAATGCTCAAAAAACCGGCAATGTTGCACCATGCCCTAATGTTACTG gTGTCATTAGAGAAAGTATGATGAATGTattgaaagaaagcaacacaaagaaaatagacaaaaagaggagaaaagatGAATTCTTATATCAATTAATAGAAGAGGAGGATGAACATGAGGGATTCATTGATGAGGTTTCTGCTATAAGGCAAGCAACTCGAGAAAGTATCCAATCACAACACGAGTGGCATAGAAGGGAAGAATTCAGACGAAGTATTGGTGGTTGGGATAACATTTATGAAGAAGGGCGATCTTCTTATGGATCAGCTAGAGAATATCATAGAGAAAGAACAAGTAAATCCATCCCAAGTGAGTCTGAGTTTACCTTAAGGAGAGCTATACCTGAATTGGTTAGAAGCAAAAGTTCAAAGCAACCAAAGGTCAATGACTCTTTTTTAAAGAGTTTCCGAAGGAAGATAGGTGAAGCg TCAGAGTATCAACGAGTTCGTGATTGGGTAAATGGACTAAATACTCATTGGAAAGAATTGGGTGCAACTCTAATGTATGATGGTTGGACCAACAGTTTGAATCAAATGCACATCATTAATTTCCTTGTTTATTGCAGTAAAGGAACCATTTTTTGGAAATCGGTAGATGCCTCAAGTGTCCGTAGTAGAGATGCTGAATTCTACTACTATTTGTTAGATTCAGTTGTAGAAGAAATTGGAGAAAATTACATTGTCCAAATAGTGACTGATAATGAAGCAGCAATGAAAGCTgctgaaaaaaattaa